The genomic segment aagaaggggggcgtgcctgacaaagagcgcgaagggagcgcgccatcagagaagagcgctgttaaccccgcgcgacccggaagaaaatttgaaaagtgaacggagcctggtaaggttcactaagggggaggaagatgtccgactccgagggagagcaggtggctgccatcgcccaggccgccgcagcaccggccgaagtagtcccagtcgccgtcgccccagcccccactatagcgccggtaatgccgatcaccatgccgtacataccaggagcagaatggctgccgcagtactccggggagtcccataccttgagtgacttcagagaaagcctgcacagcttgttccgggtgtatcctctgactgagagccagaaggtgggcatattaatgggacagctagccggcacagcccagcgtgaagcgaagtcctggcctgatacagataaagggacagcagcccagatactggccaaactaaagagcacttttgacacccgcaccgcagcagagataaagatgagattctttgggtgcaagcaacgggccacagacagcataagggactatgccttaaacttgcaggaggccctgaaagcagttaaacaggtggacccagagagtgtacgtgaagaagacaaactcctaactgagcagttcatagaggggctcctgtcagacgcccacaggacacagctgcgtatcatggtcctgcagaaccctgctctggactttgcaaagtttaaggaccaggccatcagggtactgagagaatctacaccgaatgacccagtacccctccggcctcttgctatcacgtaccccggggtggtgcctgcaacacgagccactgcaggggctgaggcgcagtccctggataaggatcccatggcagagctcagacagcagttccaggagctgaccaagactgtggctgcccttgccaagaccgtgcagtctctacaaatgaccccctcgcctgcaaaaatcgagttggcctccagcccagaagacgtcccatggatgcgacagaggaggattccgccgacccgaggcagagacacagaccggtatgattcaacaggacaaccgatctgccgccactgcaaccaggcgggccacattgcacgacgctgtcctttaaacgggctgagcctggggccaggagccaacccccaggtgtgaggaagcccggctcaaaccccagccgcagcaagtatgtgggaggacgaccggtctttcccattgtgctggatgggatccctttgaatgccctcctggatacggggtcccaggtaacaaccatcccccacaaactgtacaaaagatattgggctgattcagacattgaccatggcccagatgatgatttaacgattgtggccagtaatggtcagcccttacctcaaattgggtacaaagaagtaaccattaaagtggggcgggtggaattgccatgttgtgtacaaaatgttttctttttctttgattgcgaaaatggacaattgggccactggactatgggtggccaacacctaaattgttcatagttagcaccagtgtgctcaacacccctgaagaaaaacccgtccggcgtgcatagagtggggtcatcaatgctctgacgcacgcccagagcctacgttgggggtttgaacgcggcgggtcccccatggagcagtgtaatggacacccggcagggagccacactggactcttatagtaatgtttaaggttgtaacgttaaagtaattgcgcctcccataatgggatgaaatgttctaacatgtcatgtttgtctctacagtccgggagtactgaatttaactaagggggagtgtggcgccccaggacctggtcgccacaacagcattgccctcccaaaagggttaatgctgagcctggaggtaattgggagatctattggccagtaagttaacactcaacacagttctccctccggccagcagggggagctctgaacctggaacttcagggagcattccttaagtctggctggaaggaggaagtgttggtTAGtcgggagacaggagtgaaagagtgcagacgcagagtagtgctgccttgtaaactggggcctagagctgggatagcttggcccagtgaagcaaggggagcagagaggcacagcagagactcggacatcggagtctgtagttgccagggcataaaatccatccctggtagctgaatccggagggcaggagagctgtaagccccctggcccagaagcaatctgaaggtacagctgcatcccaagggcctggtgtggactccagcagagaagcaccagagagggcctgcgcagtctaccacacagaagaggggacgaacaacaagtcccagcagcaagagggcaattgcgaacccaaagtgcagtgtcctaaaacagcagagaaagattaaggagtaggcctcatactcaactggccaaagatcaccccaggcacttccaggccggccggatcatctataccatctgtgacggtctccctggactaagtttctgccgagtaaaagaggagaaggtaaagagactactgtttgtgcctgtttctttcattgcttgtcggccctgcaccgtgttagtcacgcagcaccatagacttccacaagcaccaactgtgccccgggcattgctccacctgtggggagcagtaccaacattgctgccataacatcatcccggtggcctcacacagcagcagcggcttaatagccgcataccacaggtggcgtcacgaacacaaacattaaagtcatcagccacatattcaactgacacccaccagggccacggagccgggcccagccaccactgactaccaccggactagtccggcccggcaccgggtgtcccatagccctggggtgggcgagtcactatatAAAAGCAGAAGTGCGTAGTCGGGCTAAAACAGGGCAACAGCATGCATAAAGCCGTATAGGGAAAAATTGACCACAACTGATTATATGATTTTTTTCCATTAATGGACAGTTTTTCAATCTCATTCAGAAACAAAGTGTCACAAGATAGATCAACCCTAGTGTGATTATACCCTTGTTCCTCCATATATATTGGTCCAAACTGATAGAGGCGTAACTGTAATAGGTGTGGGGGCTGCAATTGCACCTGGGCTTTGGCGCTCAGCAGGACCCAAATGGTCCCATTGGTCCACATTAGAAGACCAATACTAATATAGAACCATTACAGTTGGGGGCCCTGTTGGAGATTTTACATTGAGGCCCCAAAGTTCAGGTTACGCTACTGCAAAGTGAGTATATGATTCGAGAAGTTGCCCCACCTATAACCTGACCGGAGTGAGATATACCAAATCCTGAGATTACGGACTTGCACAGTCTGGCGGTTCAAGTCCTTACATTGCCTGTAGTTACACCGCATTACCAGTAGGGGCAGCACTGAGATTTCAATATCACCAACTCTTATTGAATTCTTATACAATTACCATCCTACTATTTACAGCTCAGGTATTAGAGGTGTTCTCCATGTTCTAATATTGTCCTACCAAGGTCTCCATATGTCTCCATTACCTTCCGAGGCATTATAGGGGTATCTTTCTACTGGGGCAGCTGCATACGGGAAGGGGTGTTCAACAATTGAATGACTTTGTTGCATACAGATGTGTCTTAATATTTTCCCCTGCGAGTTCTCCTGGTTATGCAGAAATCCCACTGTCTCTTTGAGGCACATGTAATATCCTTGGTAATACAAGTCCTGAGCATTCTGGGACTCTAAATATAAAAATAAGAATGAAAAAGATATCTTAGGTGAAGGGGTTCTCTCCGTATAATATACAGGTTTCTATTAAATAAAAAGTCAATATATATGggaagcagaagaagcagaagaagcaaaagaaggagaagaaggagaagaaggagaaaaaggagaagaaaaatTAAAAGATAATTTAaggaaactttaaaaaaaaaaaaaaagaaaaaaaaacatttttagtatACATTCGACAAAAAATTAACTTTTCAATACCTTAATACAAATGTATTCTTATCCTATGCCCCTAACTCATATAGTTAAATATTAATGTTCTGTAAAGTAATTGACAAAAAATctgattttctttcttttttttcacatTGCCTTTTTTTCAGTCAGTTATAAGGGAGGCTGTCTTGAGATTGGTGATGCTAGTATGACATAAGCAAATTGTATGAAAGGACAAAGAAACATATCTACCAATATTGAAAGCTCCATACAAAAGGGAGGACTTTACTGATGACATGACTTAGCCCTCACCCGAATGTCCATGTTTATATATTCTCTCTGGACCCATTATGGTCTACGGGGTGATTGATATGTCTCATTTTTTTTGTACTTTGCAAACCTAATGTCTGAATATATAGAAGGCTGATTTTGATCAAATTTTCAGCTTAAAATCATACTTTCAAATCAATGGGTATGGGAAAAACAGGCAGTGCTTGGATGCCATTTGGTGTGTCAACCCAGTGATGCCAATTTTTTTACGGTTTAAGAGCTAATTCCAGCCAATTTAcggtttaagggctaattacagccgaTGTATTTGTTTTTGATCCAATAATAACCAGTGAGCCTGGGTAGACCAACAATTTTTCAAAAAGACTGTGTAAAAAAAATTGAAGCCAGCACCAGTCTAGTCCTATTTTTGGAGGAGTGCAGTCCCTATCAATAATATACAGCTCCTGTGTTCCTCCATTCCGCAAATGGGTACGCGGAGTTGCACATGGGGGCAGTTACGTGCGCAATTTAGGGACATGACTGGGCCGAGTTTTAGTAAGTCTATCTGAACTTGTCCTAGTGGGAAGGAGAAATTTGAGGGGGGCAAACAGAAGAAATAACTGCTAAATTGATGGTAAAAACTCGGACAAAAAAATGTTGGAAAATCCGATGTAGAACGCTGAGAAAAATAGGCTCTTTCTTCTCATACCCAATGAAAAAACAAAGATGTCTCACTAACGCTTTAAACATAGATTTCCAACCAATCAAGATAATATCACAGATGATGGAAGCCTCAGACTTAAAAAGAAAGGGCAGGTGAGCCTCACAATTTGCCTTTTACATTGAATAGGTGAAATTCGATATTTTACACGTTGACAATCAATAACTCGCAGGTCTTGTTATTTGACGCTGCGGATATTTTTTACAGCATGTGATTGAGATTTACAAAAATCACGTGTCACTGTAAATCACAGCTACATTCCTCATCCTCCTTATTATAAAATGATGACAAATTTTATTTTACCCGCTCTAACAACTTTGTCTTACCGTTTAGGCAAAGCTGCCTCTGCCGCTGAAGATATTTTACGGCCATTTCTAAAATGTCAGCCTTCTCTAATTTTGAGTGCTGGTGATGGATCTGGATGTCTTTCTCCAATAAAATTCTGAGCTGTTCGATGCTGTGATTGATGCGATCCCTCCTCATTTTCTCAATAACTGGCTTCCTGATCTAAAAGAAAATTTTTTACAAGTATATGCTACATTAATTTAACATATTATGTTGGCATAACCTATATGTTGATGAAGGTAACTTTTGTTTTTATTCCTTTCATTTTCAAACAATTTTCTTTGGATCTTACTTCTTCTTTGTTAATGTATTTGTAGCACCCGTAACACATGTAGTAATTTATTAAACTTATTTATACTATTTATTTTAAGCATTTTACGAAATAAAGAATAATAAGACATAAAAGACAAAtaatatccatctatatatctatcatctatctatgatctatcatTTCTATAAcatatttaaaaatataatatatcagAATATAACAAAAAATACCAAATTATTACAATTAAATATAATATATTCTAATAACATATAATAGAACCTATTAGAATAAATTAAATACAACATAAAATAGTATCTGACTGTACCTTATTTTTTTTCAGTCCACTAATCTTTTCATTCTTGGCTTCTTGCAAGATATTGAAAGCTGGCGCCATTATAGTATACAGTGAAGCGTTACTGGTTTACTGGTGCGGTGACCAGTGCACGGTATTTATACTTCTAGTCCATGCTGTCAGACAAGACGTTTTGCATGGTACAGTTTCCCACATGTGTAAACCAATGACGAGAACAATGCAGATAATGGAAGTGTGCCTAAGAGGTTTGACCGAAGCCCAGGGGGGGAGAGGATCACCCCTCCTCTCTAGATGAACAGGTGGACTGGGCGTAGCTCAATTCTATCATGAGTCAAATGAGACTTCACCGTGGGAAAGCTTCAATCTCAGAGAAACCACAGCATGTCCTGATTCCACCAGCAGATTACATTCCTGCGGCACCTGTTTTCTGAATTTACTGTATACACACAGGCAAACAATATACATATAGAACAGTTAACTCCTGTAGGGTTACTTTATGGTGACACAGACGCTTCCTTGATGAAGAGATACCAACGGTGATGGTCAGCGAGACCATTGTTGGGAAGGGTGGACAATATTTTTCAATTGAATGATATCTGTGAAAATAGCTTAGATTGGGGACCAATATTGTCCCAACCATAACCTTATCCCTGGCAAAGTGGAGACATGATTGGAGATGACCATATTCTTATGGCGGATGATGGTGTAGATCTGCTCAACATATCCATTCTACATCTATAAAtcgacatatatatgtatacatccaGAGTTACAACCTCTCCTGAATTAACTAGACCCTTGCTAGTGCTCAGGGCTATGATCAAAGGGTTGGAAAATCTGCCACCATTTTCATCAATTACCTGCCCATAGCACAATAATTAGTTCAGTGGCATAAATGTCAATTTCAATCAAATCTTTTACTCGTATTTATTCAAAGGATAACTCCTTATTGTTCCAGATGTTTTAGAATATCATCTGTCCAAAATTCATGGTTTGAGTAAAACTGTGATATCTGGACCAGCCATTGGTCTCCTTTTCTAAACATACAGGATGAGCAGACCCGTAGATGTTTAGGCTCACCTGGTTTTGCCAAACTGTAGTTAAAAGTTGGGTTCGGTGCCCGAAGTTAACTCCAAACCTTTTGTGCTGTAACATGGCTGTAAAATGGACATAGTAAGGGCtacggggctgcaaaaggaagcaaaatgggagtaAGAGCAGGGCAACTaaactgcaaacaaatgtggatagggaaattacttaaaggggttcCGTCATGGTTAAGAAATCATGGTTAAATAGGAAGTAAATTAATAAAATACAAATTTTAAGAGTGCACACACAGAGTTAAAATTTTAAAAGTGCCCCTGCctgcagagcctgttttcagagtgacCCCACAAAGCCTatttcagagttcccccacagggACAAAATATTACAAGTTCCCCCACACAGCTAACATTTTAAAAGTGCCCCTGTAGAGTCTTGTTTCCCCCACAAAGCACACGGAACCCCtataaactaataataataatcataataataataataattttgaacCAGGAGGCGGACGTCCAagttgaggaggaggtggaggtggaagaggagaaggaggtagccaacattttttttttaatttggagaGACTTTAAAATGTTAGGATGGAATGGTAAATAGAACGAACAAACGGTGATATGACAATGGCTGGGTGTGACTGGTATACTTCTCTAGTAAGCTAAAGGTATGGACAAGTCTTGTGGGATCCACGCCTGGTTAattttaatgaatgtgagcttGCCCTCGTTTGCAGTGGACTGGCGGATGCGCCTATCTGTGATCACCTTCCTGAAGTGCTAAATACACGTTCCGACAGTACACTTGCTGCCAGGCAGGCAAACACCTCCAAGGCGTAAAGGGCAAATTCAGGCCATGTGTTCAATTTGGAGAGCCAGAAGTTAAATGGGTCTGACTAATCACTCAGTGAGCTGAGAAGTAAAAGTTACGCAGCAGCGAAGACAGGCGAGTAGCAGCAGAGTGAGAATGCCAAAAGCACGCACAGCTAGACCTCACTTTCTGCAGCAACTCTGACATCTCAGGGTAATTTTTCAGGAgcctctgcaccaccaaattcagtaCATGCACCAGGCAAGGGATGTGCATCAAACTGGCTAGGCCCAGAGCTGCTACGAGATTTCTCCTGTTATCACACACCACCAGGCCAGGATTGAAGTTCAGCAGCACCAACAACTCATCTGTTGTTTGAGCCCCATCCACAGCTCTTGCGCATTGTTGGATTTGTCCCCCAAACAGAGGAATTTCAGAATAGCCTGCTGTCATTCCCTCTGTCTTTTCTGAAGTTGGTAGTGCAGGTCTTACGCTGACCGGATTAAGAGGTGGTGGAGGAAGCGGAGTAGGAGGAAGAGGGAAAACAGACATTGAAATGTCCAGCATTCCTGGGTAATGGTAGGACATGCGCCAAAACGTCAACACATGTCTCCAGTGGCCAGTTAGGCAGATATAACATTCCTGCCAGTtgcttactggtccacgtattGGTGGTTATGTGGACCTTGCCACTGATGGCATTGAGCAGTGCACACCTCATTTTGTCTGAAACTTGTTTGTGCAGGGCAGGGATGGCCCGCCTGGAACAGTAGTGGCAGCTTCAAACCACCTACTGTGGGACAGCCACCGCCATAAGTTTTTTAAAAAGAATCCATCTCTGCCAGCCGAAATAACATTACTTCAATGCCAGGAATTTGAAAATTCTGCTctagcgcccagggaagggggtactcggtcccaggcaataacaaatgggaatgtcactctggtggccgttgcccagtcccgtgctctgggccccttttgttaatggggggttatttacaggggagataagagtttttgtcatgtgacgccacctgcgggttgcggttaaggatggagaaccgccactgctgaatgtgggtactcccaggactgttcgtagtggcagctgtgatggtaggccctccgcaggtagggctgtgcctgggagatgtaacgggggcaataacggagaccacaccaggttgtctttaacagtttcTACTTACTGTGGACctaggttcaggtcccttggaggaccagtgccaatgtagtgacccaggttgctctgtccccatcactcttagttgattgggtccccgtagcgtgcagaatttgggggccccgactgtcccttttggggtacagtctccttctccgtacggcaggcagtgcggaccctgttggGAGATAAGTGTCCGAAccacgatcctagtttactgctgatgcccccgcattatttggttcagtgaagtccatgaaggtgtcctcacaggccaggtatttaccaaacagtctaaaacttgcacttGACCTAAGACCTTGTGCCCCAtgcatgctctggtcccagcggtatctccgatacccatcctggcgacctctcttctgtgtccccggggtcaccgttacatggacccagctcaggcacatccgcacacctctcctgtgtgctgctCGACTCTCTCCTTACTACCAACTgattgacccctcccaccaggctggctatacccagggactcgttcccatggcgaacatccccttacatggttaaccctctatgcccagtgtggattggtgaactaggattttggttgtgtttggatggaatcggcactggtacttcaggtcccagagggtaggtcctgcatccccaagaggatgcagttccctgtagtgccctgagggtctcaggggcgctacactgctATTTAGGACCAGGGCTCATGGGTGGGTAGGAGGATACTTCCTCTTTTTTTCCAGTCTTTGGGGGATGTATAGCTGAACGCTTTCATGGGATGGTGTGCAGGTACTCAGTGCCACTGCTGGTACTGGCACATCCTCTCTTTCGGGATGCCATGTGGCCCTGTTGCTCGGGAGGGGGAGGAAGAGACCGACCACAGCACAAGAGGGAGCAGCAGAAGCGTCAGATCTTTCCTGGTTTTTCATGTATATACTGCACTGCAGCTCACGCTTTGCCTTCAGATGCCTTGTCAAATAGGTGGTGCTCAGGTTAAGAACATTTATGCCTTCTTAAAGTCTCTGATAGCAAAGCGTGCAAACCAGCCATGTCTTGTTGTCAGCACATTGCCTGTAGAAATGCCTCGCCAAGGAGCTCCTTTGAGCTATCTGTGGTGTGCTCAGTCCATCAACATGttgggcagcagcagcagccaacGGATTGGATAGGAGCCGGCAGCTGTGCTTTTGCACcctgctccctcttttgctgtgcaGCTAGGGCAGTATCACCACCACCGCTTCCTCCAAACTGTGCACGTCACTCGGATGACTTTGACTCCATGTAAAGTTTAGGACCTCATCATCATCAACTTTTGACATCTTTGGAAACTGAAACAGATAAGACACTCAAAaaactgaacatatgaacagcaagtcattTTTTCTTAGAAATGAATAAGGAGATTCTTTTGAGCAAAGAAAATGTAAATGAAAAGTTGTATAAGTCATATAAATGCATAtaaatgtatatgtggcgccctggacaagccaggtcgtcacaggtactacaccaacacgccctacaccccggctaggcacaccgaagccaaacacaaacccttgttgccttcctccaggggctgatgtccacaccagggagtgggccaggcggttggtcccgcccaccgaggagttcacagtcctggaggcggaaaaagggatCAGttttcagatcagttttggagaggaaagtagcagtagaggagactgaccgtgtccgggtgtgtggcccgggcactcagcaaggttggcagacggtggtgaccgtctgcaggagaggctgattggagtgaaccgtacggaccggggacgggcggtggcccgctggtaccggatcggggagtgaagagaagccagcacaattcggcagggcctacggactccgaccaggctaggagtcgccgtaaaaccggtcaaatccgttagcgaagggaacctccggggtttcccagcagccaagacccgattgaaggcaacagctcacagcgtagagggaaacacagtcaccgccaaggctacagttcccatggccagagcctgcgggcaaaaggggctcccacagcatccatccaagctggggagcgggttaccggtgggaagccattggaaccgtaaacacaacacaggtgcagggaaaggcagtcaccatcaacctgccggaaggagaacaaccgcagccgcctgagggacccgtccatccagccgtttgtttgaccagagactctg from the Anomaloglossus baeobatrachus isolate aAnoBae1 chromosome 11, aAnoBae1.hap1, whole genome shotgun sequence genome contains:
- the LOC142256874 gene encoding transcription factor HES-5-like, whose translation is MAPAFNILQEAKNEKISGLKKNKIRKPVIEKMRRDRINHSIEQLRILLEKDIQIHHQHSKLEKADILEMAVKYLQRQRQLCLNESQNAQDLYYQGYYMCLKETVGFLHNQENSQGKILRHICMQQSHSIVEHPFPYAAAPVERYPYNASEGNGDIWRPW